The Sporichthyaceae bacterium region GTCCAAGACGGAAACCGTCTGGCTGGAGCGCTCGAAGAAGTACGCGGCCACCTGCGGCAAGAAGTACCCGGACCTGCTTGCGCACATGAAGACCACCGACACCGTGCGCGACATGGACTACCTCCGCCAGGCGCTGGGTGAGAAGCAGATCAACTACTACGGCTTCTCTTACGGCACCTACCTCGGTGAGGTCTACGCAACGATGTTCCCCACGCACGTCGACCACATGGTGCTCGACGGCAACGTGGACCCGCGCGGTGTCTGGTACACCTCGCAACTCGCCCAGGACCGCGCCTTCCAGGGCGTGGCCGACCACTTCTTCGGCTGGGTGGCCAAGCACCACGACACCTACAACGTGGGTACCACCACCGCGGCGGTGCAGGCCAACTACAACAAGGTGCTCAAGGCGTTGGAGGCCAAGCCCAAGGGCACCATCGGCGCCGATGAGTGGACCGACGCCTTCGTGCACGGCATGTACGCGGAGTTCCTGTGGCCGGACACCGCCGACGCGCTGGCCTCCTACATCAACGACAAGGGTGACATCGGCGCCGCGCGGGTGGCCTACAACAACTCCCTCGATGCCGACGACAACGGCTTCGCCGTGTACAACGCGGTGAACTGCACGGACGCCGCGTGGCCCGGCTCGTACGAGAAGACCTGGCGGCCGGATGCGTTCTCCACCGCGGCCAAGGCGCCGTTCATGACGTGGAGCAACGTCTGGTACAACACCTCCTGCCTGTACTGGCCGGCCAAGCCGGGCATCCCGGTCACCGTGGACGGCACGGTCCTGGCCAAGGAGAAGTCCTCCCCCGGCGTGTTGCTGGTCAACGCCACGTTGGACGGGGCCACCCCGTACACCGACGCGCTGCATGTGCGCGCGCTGTTCCCCAGCGCCCGGCTGATCGCCGAGCAGGGCGCCACCAGCCACGCAAATTCCCTCGGTGGCAACCCGTGCATCGAGGACCGCATCGCGGACTACCTGGCCAACGGCGCGCTGCCCGCGCGCAAGGCCGGCGACGGTCCGGACGTGAAGTGCAACCGGATCCCGATGCCGCAGCCGGGCTTCACCAAGTACGGGGCCAGCGCGAACCCCGATCCGCTGGGCAATACGCCTCCGGACCCGAACCGCAAGGACAAGCCGGCGCCGCCGGCCACCGATCGCAACGTGGTGGACTCAATCGTCGGCCTGCTGCCCTCGCGTCGGTAAGCCATGCGGGGGCGCCTCTTTCTCGCGCTCGTCGCAGTGCTGGTGCTCTGTGTGCTGTTCTCCCGGGGCGACCGCCGCCGCGGGCATTACCTGGCCGGAAAGGCTCGGCGGTTGCGGCGGGCTTTCCTCATCGCCACCGCGATCTCCGTGTTGATCGACGCGGTAGCCATCGCCAGCGGCGGCGTGTCCGGTGCCCGCGATGTCTGCATCTTGCTGGCGACCACCGCGGTTCCCTTCACCTACCTGTACTGGCGCTTCGGCGGTTCCTTCAAGTTCAGGCGAGAATGATCGACGTGGGGGATGCCTACGGTTTCGACGATCTCGACCTTTCCGCACTGCACCGCCGGCACAGCATGAAGTGGCGGGCCTACCCGCCGGACGTGCTGCCCGCCTGGGTGGCCGAGATGGACTTCGACATCGCGCCGCCGATCGCCGCGGCGGTGCGCGACTCGCTGGCCCGCGGCGGGGACTTCGGCTACGCCGTCGACCTGGTGGCCCCGGAACTGTCCGAGGCCTTCAGCGGATTCGCCGCGCGCCGCTGGGGCTGGCACGTCGAGCCGGACCGCGTCGTACTGCTGCGCGATGTGATGCGCGGCGTCGAGTTGTGGATCGAAAGGTTCACCGCGCCCGGCGACGGCGTGGTGATCACCTCGCCGGTCTACTACCCGTTCCTGGAGGGCACCCGAGCGGTACACCGGGAGGTGATCGAGGTACCGATGGTGCGCGGCGGCGAACGCTGGGAGTTGGACCTCGACGGGTTGGACGCCGCGTTCCGTCGGCACAAGCTGTTCCTGCTCTGCAACCCGCACAACCCGGTGGGCCGTGCGTATACCGAGTCAGAACTGCGTGCCCTCGGTGAACTGATTGTCCGTCACAACGTGCGGGTGGTCTCCGACGAGATCCACGCGCCGTTGGTGTTCGCCCCGCACCGGCACATCCCGTTCGCCGCGCTGTCCGAGCAGATCGCGGCGCGCACGCTGACCCTGCACTCGGCCACCAAGGCCTGGAGCCTGGCCGGACTGCACGCCGCGGTCGCGGTCTGCGGCAACGCCGAGGACGACGCCTGGCTGCGCGGGCTGAGCTATCGGCACCGCGGCGCGGCGAGCATTCTGGGCATCGACGCCGCGGTGGCCGCGTTCTCCGCCGGCGAGGGGTGGCTGGACGCGTTGCTGATCCATTTGACCGCGGCGCGCGACCACCTCGCGGAGGAGTTGCGCACCCGGCTGCCGGGGATCGAGTGGTTCCTGCCGGAGGCCACCTACCTGGCCTGGTTGGACGCCAGGGGGCTGAGCCTGGGCCCGAACCCGCAGCAGGTGTTCCTGACCCGGGGTCGGGTGGCGCTCAACGAGGGCGCCACGTTCGGGCAGACCGGGGACGGCTTCGTGCGACTGAATTTCGGCACGTCGCGGGCGGTGATCAGCCGGGTGATCGACAGGATGGTGGCGAGTCTGTGAGCGAACCGCTCGTGCTCAACCCGCTCACCCCGGCTTCATCGACGATCCGTACCCGCACTACACCGAGCTGATCCGAGAGCCCGCCTTCCGCCGCCCCCCGCCGATCGTCGGGTCAGGACTGCGGCAGCTTCAACGTGATGCGAGCGGTGCCGATCGGGAAGTTCTCCTTGAGCGCGTCCGTCTTGTAGGTCTGGTCCAGCAGTTTCGCGGCCCCGTCGGTGAGGCCGACCTTGGTGCCGTATAGCACCGCGGTGCCGGCCGACTTGTCCACCTTCAGCGGCTCCAAAGTGGCGCCGTTGAGGATGAACAACGGGGTGTCGTGTACCACCGACTTGCCGTTGGCCGACACGTCGCCGTAGAGCAGCGACTGTCCGGCGTCGACCACGAAATCGGTCAGCTCGACCGTGGTCTTGCCGTCGGAGAGGCTGATCCCGCTGCCGTCGTGGAAGATCGTGCTCTCCACATACGGTTCACGGGTGCCGGGGGTGTAGTAGGTCGCGGCGCCGCCGGTGATCGGAAAGGCAAGGGTGCCGCTCTTCAGCGTGGCCTTACCGAGCACGCCCGGGGTGAGCTTGAGGGACTTCAGACCGTCGAGGAACGACTGGTCGAGGATCACCTCGGTCTTCTCCCCCTGCAGGTTGCTGATGTTGGCCACCGGGCCGGCGGGCACATCGGCCGCGTTGGCGGTGGAATCGCTGCCGCACGCGCTCAGCGAGAGCGCCACGGTCGCGGCCGCCGCACCCGCGGCGAGGACTTTGATGGTTGAACGCATGAGTGTTTCCTCCACATGGTCGAGTACCTGGGATTCGTGCCCCCAAGGGGGCCGGACGCCTGATGGCAGGTACTCACAGCGGTTCGTGTCCCAACCGTGACCGGGCCGATGCGCTGCTCACATGACGTCAGAAATCATCGACGGGCGAATCGAGCGACGTCGTGGCGATGCGCTGCTGGTCTATTTGACCGCGGCGCGCGACCACCTGGCGGAGGAGTTGCGCACCCGTCCGCTCATGGCGTGTGGGGCTATCAACGCCCGCCGATACCCCGACACGCCATGAGAGGTGCGGGGGGTTAGACGCTGCGGTCCACCACGGCGTCGCAGAGGAACTCCAGGATCGCCCGGGCGGGTACGTCGGGCAGGCGCGCCAACACCCGGCGGGCGTCGTCCGCCCACGCCCGCACGTCGGCGCGGGCGGCGTCCATGGCCGGGTGTGCGCGCAGCAGGTCCAGCGCCTCGGCGTGCTTGGCGTCGTCGGTCAGGTCGGCGCGCAGCAGTTCCTGCAGCCGGGCGTCGGCCGGGTCGGTCGACGCCAGCGCGTGCAACACCGGCAACGTCGGCACACCCTCACGCAGGTCGGTGCCCGGCGTCTTGCCGGACTCCGCCGAGGTGCTGGCCACGTCCAGCAGGTCGTCGGAAAGCTGGAAGGCGATGCCGATGCGCTCACCGAACCGGGTCAACTGGTCGACCACCTGCTCCTCGGCGCCGGCCAGCATGGACCCGAACCGGGCGCAGGTGGCGATCAGCGAGCCGGTCTTGTCCGCGACCACCTGCATGTAGTGCTCGAGCGGGTCGTCGGACTCGCCGGGACCCACGGTCTCCCGGATCTGACCGGTACACAGCCGCTCGAAGGTGCGCGCCTGGATGCGCACGCACTCCGGGCCGAGGTCGGCCAGCAGGTCCGAGGCGCGGGCGAACAAGAAGTCCCCGGTGAGGATGGCGATGGAGTTGCCCCACCGCGCGTTGGCGCTCTCGGCACCCCGGCGCACGGTCGCCTCGTCCATCACGTCGTCGTGGTACAGCGTGCCGAGATGGGTCAGCTCGCAGACCACCGCCGCGGCCGGGATGCCCGGTGCCTGCGGGTTGCCGAAGTGCGAGGCCAGCAGCACCAGCAGCGGCCGGAACCGCTTGCCGCCCGCCTCGACGAGGTGTCGCGAGGTCTCGGTGACGAATGGGTAATCGGCCTTCAACGCGTCGATGAGCAGGATCTCGATGGCATCCATGCCCGTTCGCAGGTCCTCGATCAACGCCGGATCGGCAGCTTCGAGTTCGGGGTCCAACCCCAAGCTGCTCTTCACGGCGCGCCCCCGAAGATTCGAATCAGTGGACGAAATAAGCGGCGTTGTTGGCCAGGTCCAGCACCGGTTGTGGCGCGACACCCAGGACAACGGTAACCGCCACGCCCAGGCCGACCGCCACCGTGGTCATCGGAGAGGGCACCACCACCCGGGGGCCGTCGCTCAGCGGGGCGGAGAAGAACATCAACACGATCACCCGGACGTAGAAGAACGCGGCGATCGCGCTGGACAACACTCCGACCACCACCAGCGGGGTGGCGCCGGCCGAGACGGCCGCGGAGAACACCGCGAACTTCCCGGCAAAACCGCTGGTCAGCGGGATTCCGGCGAACGCCAGCAGGAGTAGCGCGAAGGTGCCCGCCACCACCGGCGAACGCCGGCCCAGCCCGGCCCACTGGGACAAGTGGGTGGCCTCGCCGCCCGCGTCGCGCACCAGGCCGACGATGGCAAATGCGGCGATCGTGGCGAAGCCGTAGGTGGCCAGGTAGAACAGCGTGGCCGACAGGCCCTTCTGGTTGGTCGCGGCCACCCCGACCAGGATGAACCCGGCGTGCGCGATCGAGGAGTAGGCCAGCATGCGCTTGACGTCGGTCTGCACGATCGCGACCAGCGCACCGAAGATCATGGTGGCGATGGCGACCGCCCAGATCATCGGGTGCCAGTCCCACTTCGCCCCGCCCAGCGCCACGTAGTAGACGCGCAGCAGCGCACCGAACGCGGAGACCTTGGTGGCCGCGGACATGAAGGCGGTGATCGGGGTGGGCGCACCCTGGTACACGTCCGGGGTCCAGGCGTGGAACGGCACCGCGCCGACCTTGAACAGCAGGCCGACGCCGAGCAGCGCCATGCCGATCAGCAGCAGCGCGTCGTTGTCCGCACTGCCGGAGACCGCGGCGTCGATGTCGGACAGGCGCACCGAGCCCGCGTAGCCATAGAGCATGGCCACGCCGTAGAGGAAGAACGCCGAGGAGAAGGCGCCGAGCAAGAAGTACTTCATCGCCGCCTCCTGGGAGAGCAGGCGGCGGCGGCGGGCCAGCCCGCACAGCAGGTACAGCGGCAGCGAGAGCACCTCGAGCGCGATGAACATCAGCAGCAGGTCGTTGGCCGCGGGGAAGACCAGCATGCCGCCGATGGAGAACATCAGCAGCGGGAAGACCTCGGTCTGTACCCAGCCGGTCGCGTCGGACTGTCGCTCCGCCGCGGAGCCGGGCACGGTGGCGCCCTGCGTGGCGAACGCACCGCCCGGGTCCACCCGCCGCTCGGCCATCAGCAGCACGGCGAGGATGCCGAGCAGCAGGATCGTGCCCTGCAGGAACAGCGTGGTGCCGTCAATCGCGATCGCGCCGACCGCATCGATGCTTGCGTGCCCGTGCAGCGTGCACACCGCGATGAACGCGGCGAGCAGACCGGCCAGGCAGAGAAGCACCTGCAGGAACAGGCGGTTGCGCCGCGGTGCCAGCGCCTCGATCAGCACGCCGACGGTGGCGATTCCGAACACGATCAGGATCGGCGAGAGCTCGTAGTACTCGATGTGCGGCGCCGGGATCATCGGCGGCAGATTGGGATCACGCGTCAGCGGCAGCAGCATCATTTGTTGGCTCCAGCAAGTGCCGCATCGTGCGCCGGCGTGGGATCGGATACGGACACGCCGTGCAACGTCCGGTCCACGGTCGGGTTGATGTAGTCCAGCAACGGCTTCGGGAAGAAGCCGAGCGCCACGATCACCACCATCACCGGGCCGACGACGAGCAGTTCCCACGCGCGTAGGTCCGGGGTGTTCTCCGTCTCCGGCGTCAGCTCGCCGGTCATCGTGCGTTGGTAGTAGATCAGCACGTACAACGCGGCCAGCACCACCGCGGCCACCGACACCAGACCGGCCGCCGGGTAGCGGGTGAACGTGCCGACCAGCACCATGAACTCGCTGATGAACGTCGACATGCCGGGCAACGACAGGTTGGCCAGGCCCGCGAACATCAACGAGCCCGCGAGCAACGGGGCCACCTTCTGGATGCCGCCGTACGCGGAGATCATCCGCGAGCCGCGCCGGGACATCATGAACGAGGCGGCGAAGAACAGCCCCGCGGTGGCGAACGCGTGGTTGACCATGTACAGCGTCGAGCCGCCCTGGCCCTGAGAGGTCATCACAAAGATGCCGAGCACGATGAACCCGAAGTGGGACACCGACATGTAGGCGATCAGCCGCTTCATGTCCGCCTGGCCGATGGCCAGCAGCGCGCCGTAGATGATGCTGATCACCGCGAACACCACGATGGTCGGGGCGAACCAGCGTGATGCCTCCGGGAACAGCGGCAGGCACAGGTGGATCATCCCGAACACCCCGACCTTGTCGAGGATGCCGGACAACAGCACCGCGTTGCTCGGTGTGGCCTCCGCCGCCGCGTCCGGCAGCCAGGTGTGGAACGGCCACAGCGGCGCCTTGATGGCGAAGGCGATGAACAGCGCCATGAACATCCAGCGCGCGGTGTGCAGGCCGAAGTCGTAGCCGATCAGGTTCGGCAGCAGGTAGGCCTTCTCCCCACCCGGTCCGGCGAAGTACAGCCAAATCACGCCGACCAACATGAGCAGGCCGCCGAGCAGGTTGTAGAGCAGGAACTTGACCGCCGCGTACTGCCGTTGCGGGCCGCCGTAGCGCCCGATAAGGTAGTACATCGGGATCAGCATGGCCTCGAACAGCACGTAGAACAGGAACACGTCCAGGGCAGCGAACTGGCCGATGGCCATCGCCTCGAGCACCAGCATCATCGACACGAACAGGCCCGTGCTGCCGCCACCGATGGCCGGCTGCGCGTTCTCCCCGACCTCCAGCTCGGTCCAGGAGCCGAGCATCACGATCGGCATCAGTGCCGCGGTGAGCAGCACCATGACCATGCCGATGCCGTCCACGCCGAGGGCGTAGGAGACACCGAACTGCCGAATCCAGGCGTGGTTCTCCACCAGCTGGTACTGCGGACCCTTGGCGTCGAACTCGATGGCCGCCCCGATCGCGAACCCGAGGGTGATCAGTGTGGTGAGCAGACCGATCTGCTTGGCCCGCACGGACGTGCGCTGCGGCACGAACGCGGCGAGCACCGCGCCGGCCAGCGGGACGGCGGCCGTGACGGTCAGCCAGGGAAAGTTCGACACAGTCTCTCCTAGAGCCTGACCAGCAGGACCGCGATGATCATCACGGCCGCACCACCGAACATGGTCAATGCGTACGAGCGCACGAAGCCGGCCTGCAGCCGGCGGACCCGCCCGGCCGATCCGCCGAGCACCGCGGCCAACCCGTTGACCAGGCCATCCAGACCGCGGTTCTCCCACCAGACCAGGAATCGGGTGGCCCACTGACCGGGCCGCATCACCAACGCCTCGTTGATGGTGTCCTGGTACATGTCCGTGCGCACCGCGGTGACGACCGCCCCGGCCACTGGCGCGGTGCGCGGCACCGGGCGCTGCAGGTACATGACGAACGCGATGGCCAGGCCGACCAGCACCACCGCGAGGGTGCCGGCCAGGCTGGCCCACTGGGGCATGAACCTTTCTTTCTCGGTGTGCCCGACCACCGGTTCCAGCCACTTCACGATCTCGTTGTTGATCAGCAGCAGACCGCCCACGGCGGCACCCACGGCCAGCACCAGAATCGGCCCGGTCATCACGACCGGTGACTCGTGCGGGTGATCGTCCTCGTTCCACCGCTTCTCACCGAAGAACGTCAGGAACATGACCCGGCTCATGTAGAAGGCGGTGACACCCGCGCCGAGCAGCGCACAGACGCCCAGCCCGACGTTGTCGTTGAACGCCGCCTCGATGATCTTGTCCTTGGACCAGAAGCCCGCGAACGGCGGAATTCCGATGATCGCCAAATAGCCGACACCGAAGCAGGCGTAGGTGATCGGCATGTACTTGCGCAGGTGGCCGTAGCGACGCATGTCGGTGTTGTCGTTCATCCCGTGCATCACCGAACCGGCGGAGAGGAACAGGCCGGCCTTGAAGAAGCCGTGGGTGAGCAGGTGGAAGATGGCGAACGCGTAGCCGGCCGGACCCAGCCCGGCGGCCAACACCATGTACCCGATCTGACTCATCGTCGAGGCGGCCAGCGCCTTCTTGATGTCGTCCTTCGCGGTACCGATCAGCGCACCGAGCAACAGGGTGATCGCGCCGACGATGGCCACGGTGAGCCGGGCGTCGTGCGAGAGGTTGTAGATCGGCGCGGAGCGCACGATCAGGTACACGCCCGCGGTCACCATGGTGGCCGCGTGGATCAGCGCGGACACCGGGGTGGGACCGGCCATGGCATCCAGCAGCCAGGCCTGCAGCGGGAACTGCGCGGACTTACCGACCGCACCGAGCAGCAACATCAGCCCGATCGCGGCGAGGATGCCGCGGCTGGAGTGCGGCGCCGCGGCGAACACATCGGAGAAGCCGAACGAGCCGTAGTTACGGAACATCAGGAACATCGCGACCATCAGGCCGATGTCCCCGACCCGGTTCATGATGAACGCCTTCTTGGCCGCGGTGGCGTACTCCGGCACGTGCTGCCAGAACCCGATCAGCAGGTAGGAGGCCAGGCCCACGCCCTCCCAACCGACGAACAGCAGCAGGTAGGAGTTGGCCAACACCAGCAGCAACATCGCGGCCACGAACAGGTTCATGTACGCGAAGAAGCGCCGTCGCCGGGGGTCGTGCGCCAGGTAGCCAACCGAGTACACGTGGATCAGGAAGCCGACGAAGGTGATCAGCAGCACGAAGCAGATGGACAGCTGGTCGACCTGGAAGCCCACGTCGAGGTGCATGCGGCCGGAGTCG contains the following coding sequences:
- a CDS encoding alpha/beta hydrolase; protein product: MKLGNRVVALSSAAALSLAGLGLATLGPGGVAGAATAPAPKISWSTCSQSSLSATGAECGFLSVPLDWDKPTGQKIELAVSRMKATVPATARQGVMLVNPGGPGGSGLGLSTLRDVIKNDAGKSYDWIGFDPRGVGASKPAISCDPTITKGPRPDYVPDTHTAKLSKTETVWLERSKKYAATCGKKYPDLLAHMKTTDTVRDMDYLRQALGEKQINYYGFSYGTYLGEVYATMFPTHVDHMVLDGNVDPRGVWYTSQLAQDRAFQGVADHFFGWVAKHHDTYNVGTTTAAVQANYNKVLKALEAKPKGTIGADEWTDAFVHGMYAEFLWPDTADALASYINDKGDIGAARVAYNNSLDADDNGFAVYNAVNCTDAAWPGSYEKTWRPDAFSTAAKAPFMTWSNVWYNTSCLYWPAKPGIPVTVDGTVLAKEKSSPGVLLVNATLDGATPYTDALHVRALFPSARLIAEQGATSHANSLGGNPCIEDRIADYLANGALPARKAGDGPDVKCNRIPMPQPGFTKYGASANPDPLGNTPPDPNRKDKPAPPATDRNVVDSIVGLLPSRR
- a CDS encoding polyprenyl synthetase family protein; this encodes MKSSLGLDPELEAADPALIEDLRTGMDAIEILLIDALKADYPFVTETSRHLVEAGGKRFRPLLVLLASHFGNPQAPGIPAAAVVCELTHLGTLYHDDVMDEATVRRGAESANARWGNSIAILTGDFLFARASDLLADLGPECVRIQARTFERLCTGQIRETVGPGESDDPLEHYMQVVADKTGSLIATCARFGSMLAGAEEQVVDQLTRFGERIGIAFQLSDDLLDVASTSAESGKTPGTDLREGVPTLPVLHALASTDPADARLQELLRADLTDDAKHAEALDLLRAHPAMDAARADVRAWADDARRVLARLPDVPARAILEFLCDAVVDRSV
- the nuoL gene encoding NADH-quinone oxidoreductase subunit L encodes the protein MNLASEQVTNATGIFSATWLMIAFPLFSAAILLCCGKRGDSRAHLLGCASVFGSFVIGLLEFVKLTDRESQSRAVNQHFYNWIDSGRMHLDVGFQVDQLSICFVLLITFVGFLIHVYSVGYLAHDPRRRRFFAYMNLFVAAMLLLVLANSYLLLFVGWEGVGLASYLLIGFWQHVPEYATAAKKAFIMNRVGDIGLMVAMFLMFRNYGSFGFSDVFAAAPHSSRGILAAIGLMLLLGAVGKSAQFPLQAWLLDAMAGPTPVSALIHAATMVTAGVYLIVRSAPIYNLSHDARLTVAIVGAITLLLGALIGTAKDDIKKALAASTMSQIGYMVLAAGLGPAGYAFAIFHLLTHGFFKAGLFLSAGSVMHGMNDNTDMRRYGHLRKYMPITYACFGVGYLAIIGIPPFAGFWSKDKIIEAAFNDNVGLGVCALLGAGVTAFYMSRVMFLTFFGEKRWNEDDHPHESPVVMTGPILVLAVGAAVGGLLLINNEIVKWLEPVVGHTEKERFMPQWASLAGTLAVVLVGLAIAFVMYLQRPVPRTAPVAGAVVTAVRTDMYQDTINEALVMRPGQWATRFLVWWENRGLDGLVNGLAAVLGGSAGRVRRLQAGFVRSYALTMFGGAAVMIIAVLLVRL
- a CDS encoding MalY/PatB family protein, translated to MGDAYGFDDLDLSALHRRHSMKWRAYPPDVLPAWVAEMDFDIAPPIAAAVRDSLARGGDFGYAVDLVAPELSEAFSGFAARRWGWHVEPDRVVLLRDVMRGVELWIERFTAPGDGVVITSPVYYPFLEGTRAVHREVIEVPMVRGGERWELDLDGLDAAFRRHKLFLLCNPHNPVGRAYTESELRALGELIVRHNVRVVSDEIHAPLVFAPHRHIPFAALSEQIAARTLTLHSATKAWSLAGLHAAVAVCGNAEDDAWLRGLSYRHRGAASILGIDAAVAAFSAGEGWLDALLIHLTAARDHLAEELRTRLPGIEWFLPEATYLAWLDARGLSLGPNPQQVFLTRGRVALNEGATFGQTGDGFVRLNFGTSRAVISRVIDRMVASL
- the nuoN gene encoding NADH-quinone oxidoreductase subunit NuoN, translating into MMLLPLTRDPNLPPMIPAPHIEYYELSPILIVFGIATVGVLIEALAPRRNRLFLQVLLCLAGLLAAFIAVCTLHGHASIDAVGAIAIDGTTLFLQGTILLLGILAVLLMAERRVDPGGAFATQGATVPGSAAERQSDATGWVQTEVFPLLMFSIGGMLVFPAANDLLLMFIALEVLSLPLYLLCGLARRRRLLSQEAAMKYFLLGAFSSAFFLYGVAMLYGYAGSVRLSDIDAAVSGSADNDALLLIGMALLGVGLLFKVGAVPFHAWTPDVYQGAPTPITAFMSAATKVSAFGALLRVYYVALGGAKWDWHPMIWAVAIATMIFGALVAIVQTDVKRMLAYSSIAHAGFILVGVAATNQKGLSATLFYLATYGFATIAAFAIVGLVRDAGGEATHLSQWAGLGRRSPVVAGTFALLLLAFAGIPLTSGFAGKFAVFSAAVSAGATPLVVVGVLSSAIAAFFYVRVIVLMFFSAPLSDGPRVVVPSPMTTVAVGLGVAVTVVLGVAPQPVLDLANNAAYFVH
- a CDS encoding NADH-quinone oxidoreductase subunit M, translated to MSNFPWLTVTAAVPLAGAVLAAFVPQRTSVRAKQIGLLTTLITLGFAIGAAIEFDAKGPQYQLVENHAWIRQFGVSYALGVDGIGMVMVLLTAALMPIVMLGSWTELEVGENAQPAIGGGSTGLFVSMMLVLEAMAIGQFAALDVFLFYVLFEAMLIPMYYLIGRYGGPQRQYAAVKFLLYNLLGGLLMLVGVIWLYFAGPGGEKAYLLPNLIGYDFGLHTARWMFMALFIAFAIKAPLWPFHTWLPDAAAEATPSNAVLLSGILDKVGVFGMIHLCLPLFPEASRWFAPTIVVFAVISIIYGALLAIGQADMKRLIAYMSVSHFGFIVLGIFVMTSQGQGGSTLYMVNHAFATAGLFFAASFMMSRRGSRMISAYGGIQKVAPLLAGSLMFAGLANLSLPGMSTFISEFMVLVGTFTRYPAAGLVSVAAVVLAALYVLIYYQRTMTGELTPETENTPDLRAWELLVVGPVMVVIVALGFFPKPLLDYINPTVDRTLHGVSVSDPTPAHDAALAGANK